A window from Psychrobium sp. MM17-31 encodes these proteins:
- a CDS encoding pitrilysin family protein, protein MKLSPLFAATMTAMLALSGCENTQAPNSKASATETVAKAAANEIAYEKFTLDNGLEVIFHTDHSDPVVAVALTSHVGSARELPGRTGFAHLFEHLLFLESENLGKGGLDKLSARIGGSGANGSTSRDRTNYYQAVPSNALEKMIWAEADKLGFFINTVTEQVLAKEKQVVKNEKRQSVDNRPYGHTYAVIDKTLYPEGHPYSWQVIGSLTDLQNATLDDVKNFFKRWYVPNNVTLVVSGDFDPKQAKEWVHKYFDEIKRGEDVVPNKKQPAVLTESRKVMFEDSLAQLPALTMVWPTVPIYHPDSYALSVLSELLGDGKSAPLNKELVDKLKLTSSVDVYGWESELAGQFFISSRGFKDVKLDDIEGGIQAALANFEKNGFEQADLDRIKAGQETAFYQSISSVLGKGFQLAQYNIFADDPGYINQHGKNILAVTKDDVWRVYNKYIKNKPFVATSFVPTGETKLALSGSKLVTVEQEKIVMGAEESFDASQQATYKRTPSTFDRTVEPPYGKDPVLAVPQVWNETLDNGIKVSGIVSNETPLVQVNIDIAGGMLFDDINKVGVANLVGELLNRGTQSQSISQFEDAIKALGASIDTYTTSDSIRISASMLARNYDAVMALISDMLLHPRWDAEEFAQTKARLKNQLIQQKTSPRAIANSQFNQLVYGKDNIFAYNQAGSIESLDKITLDDLKAYYFDNMLPNLATMQIVGDIKEEQVLAPLTMLNAKWKAKERTLPTIKQPTLADKPQLYFYDIPGAKQSQLRIGHASLLASDKNFYNAQVMNYRLGGGGFASKLTQELRETKGYTYGIRSNFLGNNYQGNFMISTGVRSNVTLESLELIRDMTNNYAKDYSMGDLDTTKSFYLKSNARRFETLDAKLGILRNMAKYDLPANYVQLRANSVEKLTEQQVKGLAIDYIKPQSMIYVVVGDAKTQLKRLDKLGLGKPVLLN, encoded by the coding sequence ATGAAACTTTCTCCGCTTTTTGCCGCGACTATGACGGCAATGCTAGCCCTATCAGGCTGTGAAAATACTCAAGCGCCAAATTCAAAAGCTTCAGCAACAGAAACCGTTGCTAAAGCTGCAGCCAACGAAATCGCTTACGAAAAATTTACCCTAGATAACGGCTTAGAAGTTATCTTCCACACCGACCACAGCGACCCAGTGGTTGCCGTTGCCCTCACCTCTCACGTTGGCTCAGCCCGTGAATTACCGGGGCGCACAGGTTTTGCGCATTTATTCGAGCATCTATTGTTCTTAGAATCAGAAAACCTTGGTAAAGGCGGCTTAGATAAACTAAGTGCCCGTATCGGTGGCTCAGGCGCTAACGGTTCAACCAGCCGTGATCGCACCAACTACTATCAAGCTGTGCCGAGTAACGCACTTGAGAAAATGATTTGGGCGGAAGCCGATAAGCTAGGTTTCTTCATCAACACAGTAACTGAGCAAGTGCTAGCGAAAGAAAAACAAGTCGTTAAAAACGAGAAGCGTCAGAGCGTCGACAACCGTCCATACGGTCACACTTACGCCGTTATCGATAAAACACTTTATCCTGAAGGTCACCCATACAGCTGGCAGGTAATCGGCTCATTAACCGATCTGCAAAACGCCACCTTGGATGACGTGAAAAACTTCTTTAAGCGCTGGTATGTGCCAAACAACGTAACACTGGTTGTATCTGGTGATTTCGATCCTAAACAAGCGAAAGAATGGGTTCACAAATACTTTGACGAAATCAAACGCGGCGAAGATGTCGTGCCAAACAAAAAACAACCTGCGGTATTAACTGAATCTCGCAAGGTGATGTTTGAAGATAGCCTAGCGCAATTGCCAGCATTGACCATGGTATGGCCAACGGTGCCAATTTATCACCCTGATTCATACGCGCTATCTGTGCTGTCAGAGTTACTTGGCGATGGTAAATCAGCGCCATTAAACAAAGAGCTAGTTGATAAGCTAAAACTGACTTCATCAGTAGATGTCTACGGTTGGGAATCTGAGCTTGCAGGCCAATTCTTTATCTCAAGCCGCGGCTTTAAAGACGTGAAACTTGACGATATCGAAGGCGGCATTCAAGCGGCACTAGCGAACTTTGAAAAGAACGGTTTCGAGCAAGCAGACTTAGATCGCATTAAAGCCGGCCAAGAAACCGCATTCTACCAAAGCATTTCTAGCGTATTAGGCAAAGGCTTCCAGCTTGCTCAATACAACATCTTCGCCGACGATCCGGGTTACATTAACCAGCACGGCAAAAACATTCTTGCAGTAACCAAAGACGACGTATGGCGCGTGTATAACAAGTACATTAAAAACAAACCATTCGTAGCCACTAGCTTTGTACCAACAGGCGAAACTAAACTTGCACTCTCTGGCTCTAAACTAGTCACCGTTGAGCAAGAAAAAATCGTGATGGGTGCAGAAGAAAGCTTCGACGCATCACAACAAGCGACTTATAAAAGAACGCCATCGACCTTTGATCGCACCGTCGAACCACCATACGGTAAAGATCCTGTATTAGCAGTACCACAAGTGTGGAATGAAACCCTAGATAACGGTATTAAAGTCTCTGGCATCGTCAGCAACGAAACGCCATTGGTGCAAGTAAACATCGATATCGCTGGCGGTATGTTATTCGACGACATCAACAAAGTTGGCGTGGCGAACTTAGTAGGCGAACTACTTAATCGCGGTACACAAAGCCAAAGCATTAGCCAATTTGAAGATGCAATCAAAGCCCTAGGCGCATCAATCGACACCTACACCACCAGCGACAGTATTCGCATTTCAGCAAGCATGCTTGCCCGTAATTACGATGCGGTAATGGCGCTTATTAGCGATATGCTATTACACCCGCGTTGGGATGCCGAAGAATTCGCGCAAACTAAAGCGCGCCTTAAAAATCAGCTGATCCAGCAAAAAACTAGCCCACGCGCTATTGCTAACAGTCAGTTCAACCAATTGGTGTACGGCAAAGACAATATTTTCGCCTACAACCAAGCGGGTAGCATTGAATCATTGGATAAAATTACCCTCGATGATTTAAAAGCCTATTACTTTGATAACATGCTGCCAAACCTTGCCACCATGCAAATTGTGGGTGACATCAAAGAAGAGCAAGTGTTAGCGCCGCTAACGATGTTAAACGCCAAGTGGAAAGCGAAAGAGCGCACTTTGCCAACGATTAAGCAACCTACGCTCGCTGATAAACCGCAACTGTATTTCTACGACATACCGGGCGCAAAGCAATCACAACTGCGCATTGGTCATGCATCATTGCTCGCTAGTGATAAGAACTTCTACAATGCACAAGTGATGAACTATCGCTTAGGCGGTGGTGGTTTTGCCTCTAAACTCACCCAAGAGCTACGTGAAACCAAAGGCTACACCTACGGCATTCGCTCAAACTTCCTTGGCAACAACTACCAAGGTAACTTCATGATCAGCACAGGCGTGCGTTCAAACGTTACCCTAGAGTCATTAGAGCTAATTCGCGATATGACGAACAATTACGCCAAAGATTACTCAATGGGTGATTTAGATACAACGAAGAGTTTCTATCTCAAGAGTAACGCCCGCCGCTTTGAAACCCTTGACGCCAAACTCGGTATCTTGCGCAACATGGCGAAATACGACTTGCCAGCCAACTACGTACAGTTGCGCGCAAACAGCGTCGAAAAGCTAACTGAGCAACAAGTTAAAGGCCTAGCCATCGACTACATCAAACCACAAAGCATGATTTACGTGGTTGTTGGCGATGCTAAAACCCAGCTTAAGCGCTTAGACAAACTTGGTCTTGGTAAGCCAGTTTTATTGAATTAA
- a CDS encoding DUF3566 domain-containing protein: MKKQIKRLSPHQNGKVIGILMAACSMPLLLLGITMDYSVSHVLPNSKVFSMFLAIPLIYLVVGYLFSVIFCVIYNFAFQYIGGIEFELKDSNTE, from the coding sequence ATGAAAAAACAAATCAAACGATTATCTCCACATCAAAATGGCAAGGTGATTGGCATTTTAATGGCAGCTTGCTCAATGCCATTACTACTGTTAGGTATAACAATGGATTATTCTGTTTCACATGTCTTACCGAACAGTAAGGTTTTTTCAATGTTTCTGGCCATACCGTTGATTTATCTTGTTGTGGGTTATCTTTTTAGCGTGATATTCTGTGTTATCTACAATTTTGCTTTTCAATACATTGGCGGCATTGAGTTTGAACTCAAAGATTCAAACACAGAGTAA
- a CDS encoding suppressor of fused domain protein, with the protein MSLLEDAWEQREVQIYPALFGGTGEGIYPLDNTIFSNQFNVEEIDPRWLHFGVFKCPPIATRDTWVYVTSGMSNPWEHVEPDEFSGFGMEFILETDIEYDWAIPIMRSLLAFNILVSVGHYGDKPLIDYGDRIPQSVAQNIASLLVVEPKLFPSSFQLTSGRVDLLQITGITVQELEFAKVQGSDELANKLFDCYGSFKIEPKRLSIV; encoded by the coding sequence ATGAGCTTACTTGAAGATGCTTGGGAGCAACGTGAGGTGCAAATCTATCCAGCGCTCTTTGGTGGCACGGGAGAAGGTATTTATCCGCTCGATAATACAATATTTAGTAATCAATTTAACGTTGAAGAAATAGATCCTCGTTGGCTGCACTTTGGCGTTTTTAAGTGCCCGCCAATAGCGACGAGAGATACATGGGTATATGTAACCTCCGGTATGTCGAACCCTTGGGAACACGTTGAACCAGATGAGTTCTCGGGATTCGGCATGGAGTTTATTTTAGAAACTGACATCGAATATGACTGGGCAATACCGATTATGAGAAGTCTTCTCGCCTTCAATATTCTAGTTTCCGTTGGTCATTATGGTGATAAACCGTTAATTGATTATGGGGATCGCATCCCCCAGTCTGTAGCGCAAAATATTGCAAGCCTTTTGGTCGTTGAACCCAAGCTGTTTCCCTCTTCATTCCAACTTACGTCTGGAAGAGTAGATTTATTACAAATTACAGGCATTACCGTGCAAGAGCTTGAGTTCGCAAAGGTCCAAGGTTCGGATGAATTGGCAAATAAACTCTTTGACTGTTATGGCTCATTTAAAATTGAGCCAAAGCGATTAAGTATTGTTTAG